The following proteins come from a genomic window of Frankia casuarinae:
- a CDS encoding 4a-hydroxytetrahydrobiopterin dehydratase yields the protein MAEALTRDMIDEHLKTLDGWTTDGRRIERLYSIPHIQGAAFIVHIAAIQDEFGHHSDATLGYKTVHVSISSSDIGGYVAEHDIELARRIQEIASAHGAR from the coding sequence ATGGCTGAGGCGCTGACCCGAGACATGATCGACGAACACCTCAAGACCCTGGACGGATGGACGACCGACGGCCGGCGGATCGAACGGCTCTACTCGATACCCCACATCCAGGGCGCCGCGTTCATCGTGCACATCGCCGCGATCCAGGACGAGTTCGGCCACCACTCCGACGCGACACTCGGATACAAGACCGTGCATGTGTCGATCAGCTCCAGCGACATCGGCGGCTACGTCGCCGAACACGACATCGAGCTCGCCAGGCGCATTCAGGAAATCGCGTCAGCGCATGGCGCACGATAA
- a CDS encoding ATP-binding protein, giving the protein MTTVLAITPSTTPEQPAEPLPQYIRHYPARPQSVRPARHDVAAQLRRWGLDSLIDSATCVTSELITNAYAASHEARRPHGEQDTRSRIGMRLTYSHRDLIVEVWDGGPGRPTRRTAGPDAENGRGLPLVAALARDLGYYPVRVRTPDGYRTKGKIVWAALAHDLPPIQHLPDKPAEDLPRRDPPPPTSDGGPDADIFDHALLQRVLDALRNLGDDWTTITNSGDPRDGEQVTTP; this is encoded by the coding sequence ATGACCACCGTGCTCGCCATAACCCCGTCCACCACGCCTGAGCAGCCTGCCGAGCCGCTGCCGCAGTACATCCGGCACTACCCGGCCCGCCCACAGTCCGTCAGACCCGCCCGCCACGATGTCGCGGCACAGCTGCGCCGCTGGGGCCTCGACAGCCTGATCGACTCCGCGACCTGCGTGACATCAGAATTGATCACCAACGCCTACGCCGCCTCCCACGAGGCACGCCGTCCCCACGGTGAGCAGGACACCAGGTCCCGGATCGGGATGCGCCTGACCTACAGCCACCGCGACCTGATCGTGGAGGTGTGGGATGGCGGCCCAGGCCGCCCAACCCGCCGGACCGCCGGGCCCGACGCCGAAAACGGCAGGGGTCTGCCTCTCGTCGCCGCGCTCGCCCGCGATCTCGGCTACTACCCAGTCCGCGTCCGCACCCCCGACGGCTACCGCACCAAAGGAAAGATCGTCTGGGCGGCGCTCGCCCACGACCTGCCACCCATCCAGCACCTTCCGGACAAGCCGGCCGAGGATCTGCCGCGCCGTGACCCGCCGCCCCCCACCAGCGACGGCGGACCGGATGCGGACATCTTCGACCACGCGCTGCTGCAACGCGTCCTCGACGCCCTGCGCAACCTGGGCGACGACTGGACGACGATCACAAACTCGGGCGACCCACGCGACGGCGAACAGGTGACGACCCCGTGA
- a CDS encoding DUF6907 domain-containing protein, translating into MSEPVDAACPPWCDQPTGHLQVEPAGPGDYHISAFIVIDLPEIAGIREGTAVQVAIEQYVTSTTIYDPLISLAVGDDDPDSEALTLDEADALATALSRAVTAARDAPAHPPSKQGAVPRPPAGEQP; encoded by the coding sequence GTGAGCGAGCCTGTGGACGCCGCCTGCCCACCGTGGTGCGACCAGCCAACCGGCCACCTCCAGGTAGAGCCGGCAGGCCCCGGCGACTACCACATCTCCGCGTTCATCGTGATCGACCTGCCAGAGATCGCCGGGATACGCGAGGGCACCGCCGTCCAGGTGGCCATCGAACAGTACGTGACCTCCACGACCATCTACGACCCCCTGATCTCCCTCGCTGTCGGGGACGACGACCCCGACAGCGAGGCCCTCACCCTCGACGAAGCCGACGCTCTCGCCACCGCCCTCAGCCGGGCCGTCACCGCGGCCCGCGACGCTCCAGCACACCCGCCCTCGAAACAAGGGGCGGTACCCAGACCACCGGCCGGAGAACAACCGTGA
- a CDS encoding 4a-hydroxytetrahydrobiopterin dehydratase encodes MADAPVPLADDEIEAQLRELSGWARAGQEITKSFRVRYHGGVALIVHVADVERLIGHHADIDLRWDSIRFGITTHDAGHQITTADFDLARRIEAIAQAHNAEPL; translated from the coding sequence GTGGCGGACGCTCCCGTGCCCCTGGCCGACGACGAGATCGAGGCGCAGCTGCGCGAGCTATCCGGCTGGGCCCGTGCTGGCCAGGAGATCACCAAGTCGTTCCGCGTCCGTTACCACGGTGGAGTCGCCCTGATCGTGCACGTTGCCGACGTCGAGCGGCTGATCGGCCACCATGCGGACATCGACCTGCGCTGGGATAGCATCCGCTTCGGGATCACCACCCACGACGCCGGGCATCAGATCACCACCGCCGACTTCGATCTCGCACGGCGCATCGAGGCCATCGCCCAGGCCCACAATGCCGAACCGCTCTGA
- a CDS encoding NAD(P)-dependent oxidoreductase: protein MTPRRIGLLHPGSMGARIGEILRTAGHEVLYCPTGRSPQTLQRAQDAGLLPVSRLDDLCDSTEILMSLCPPEAALDVARAVAAAGFTGLYVDANAVNPERMRAIERLMTAAGGTIVDACLIGPVPTRQDTTRMYLAGDARHAGEISGLFTGSTVQVIVFDGQVGAASALKIAHSSFAKTSRVLAALAHALAAEYGVQQALTDEARRRSRPALAEPDFFATVAARAWRWGPELAQAAESYRTVGLPDAMLRGAEELLRTWYEHKDIEHAPLNLLLRELHSGQDGG, encoded by the coding sequence GTGACGCCCCGCCGGATTGGGCTGCTACACCCGGGGAGCATGGGCGCGCGGATCGGCGAGATCTTGCGGACCGCAGGGCACGAGGTGCTGTACTGCCCCACGGGACGAAGCCCGCAGACGTTGCAACGGGCCCAGGATGCCGGCCTGCTGCCCGTCAGCCGCCTGGACGACCTCTGCGACAGCACCGAGATCCTGATGTCGTTGTGTCCACCGGAGGCCGCGCTTGACGTGGCACGGGCGGTGGCCGCGGCGGGGTTTACGGGTCTGTACGTAGACGCCAATGCCGTCAACCCGGAACGTATGCGCGCCATCGAGCGGCTCATGACCGCTGCGGGCGGCACCATCGTTGATGCTTGCCTCATCGGCCCGGTCCCGACACGGCAGGACACCACACGCATGTACCTGGCCGGGGATGCCCGCCACGCCGGCGAGATCTCCGGGCTGTTCACCGGATCAACCGTGCAGGTCATCGTGTTCGACGGCCAGGTGGGCGCAGCGTCCGCCTTGAAGATCGCCCACTCGTCGTTCGCGAAGACGTCGCGGGTTCTCGCCGCGCTCGCGCACGCACTGGCCGCCGAATACGGCGTCCAGCAAGCGCTCACCGACGAGGCCCGCAGACGAAGCCGACCGGCGCTCGCCGAACCAGACTTCTTCGCCACTGTCGCGGCCCGCGCTTGGCGGTGGGGACCCGAACTCGCCCAAGCGGCCGAGAGCTACCGGACCGTCGGACTGCCGGACGCGATGCTCCGCGGAGCGGAAGAACTCCTCCGCACCTGGTACGAGCATAAAGACATCGAGCACGCCCCGCTCAACCTGCTTCTCCGCGAGCTGCACTCTGGTCAGGACGGCGGGTAA